The following proteins come from a genomic window of Heyndrickxia acidicola:
- a CDS encoding TetR/AcrR family transcriptional regulator — MKEENKFFTRTERRDAAENRQRILDAALKLFEESDVGDVSMNQIATEAQISPGTLYRRYRNKGELCLDLMKDNVVLLFEDIEAYLEETRTEPACVRFKGVLGFFIRFRENKAQLLKGVEESASGNKSKALASSPLYHELHQIFFTLFEEMTDSDSTNVDNNYRADMLLMALRSDSYLFQREVRGHSPEMILEQTYLTFISPR; from the coding sequence GTGAAAGAAGAAAATAAGTTTTTTACCCGTACAGAACGCCGTGACGCTGCGGAGAACCGCCAGCGCATATTGGATGCAGCTCTTAAATTATTTGAGGAAAGCGATGTTGGAGATGTCAGTATGAACCAGATTGCCACTGAGGCCCAGATTAGTCCTGGGACGCTGTATCGGAGATATCGAAACAAAGGGGAGCTATGTCTTGATTTAATGAAGGACAATGTTGTCCTCTTATTCGAAGATATTGAAGCTTATTTAGAGGAAACACGGACAGAGCCAGCCTGCGTCCGGTTCAAGGGGGTTCTCGGTTTTTTTATCCGCTTCAGGGAAAATAAAGCGCAGCTGCTGAAAGGTGTGGAGGAATCTGCCTCTGGAAACAAAAGTAAAGCGCTGGCGAGCAGCCCTCTATATCACGAATTGCACCAAATATTTTTTACCCTTTTTGAAGAGATGACGGACAGCGATTCGACCAATGTGGACAATAACTATAGAGCCGATATGCTGCTGATGGCATTAAGAAGCGATTCCTATCTGTTCCAAAGAGAAGTGCGCGGCCATTCGCCTGAAATGATTTTGGAACAAACCTATTTAACGTTCATTTCTCCCCGATGA